One window of the Rhizorhabdus dicambivorans genome contains the following:
- a CDS encoding GMC family oxidoreductase, whose amino-acid sequence MHFDYIVAGAGAAGCVVANRLSSRSANKVLLLEAGSDFTPGKEPDTIRDIYPRSVGVSAFKWPAMLGRARLDRDDIWPLDQARVMGGCSAIMGMLALRGLPEDYDEWARFGLDDWSWNDVLPNFRRIENDLDFNDAMHGQSGEITIRRHAPTSWPPLCRALARALPQYPQIDDVNGDFRDGIGLMPMSSTADARVYAASAFLTPDVRARPNLTIRPDSEVTRLEFDGRKTIGLWIRTNHGETLVSGNEIILASGALRSPILLQKAGIGDAAALADVGITAIADRRGVGANLQNHPALYISAMLDGDARQPADLRPWNMNGLRYSSAVKGCDRGDMLMLFINKSSWHAVGRHIGTIGVSVYKAYSTGHVGLIRRDGELAADYSLGLLSDQRDLERLTLGVREAYRLWKHPEIAPLRHEIIASPSGKLVRHLAVPNRRNAAVAAATAAMMDAVPPIRTIAARMAGSDVGDMLPDPDALREWVYRKAMPLCHFVGTCRMGVESDPLAVTDGAGSVIGVGGLRVIDGGTLPTVPRANTNIPITMVADRICEKILAGG is encoded by the coding sequence ATGCATTTCGATTACATCGTCGCAGGTGCCGGCGCCGCGGGCTGCGTGGTCGCCAACCGGCTCTCCAGCAGGTCGGCCAACAAGGTCCTCCTGCTTGAGGCCGGATCGGATTTCACGCCTGGAAAAGAGCCCGACACGATCCGCGACATCTATCCGCGGTCGGTCGGCGTTTCGGCATTCAAATGGCCGGCGATGCTCGGTCGAGCCCGTCTCGACCGGGACGATATATGGCCACTCGACCAGGCCCGGGTCATGGGCGGCTGCAGCGCGATCATGGGCATGCTCGCGCTGCGCGGACTTCCCGAAGACTATGACGAATGGGCGCGCTTCGGTTTGGACGACTGGTCCTGGAACGACGTGCTTCCCAACTTCCGGCGCATAGAGAACGATCTCGACTTCAACGATGCGATGCACGGACAGAGCGGGGAGATCACCATTCGGCGCCATGCGCCGACGTCGTGGCCGCCCTTGTGCCGCGCGCTGGCGCGTGCCTTGCCCCAATATCCGCAAATAGACGACGTGAACGGAGATTTTCGGGACGGCATCGGCTTGATGCCGATGTCGTCGACGGCAGATGCCCGGGTCTACGCCGCCAGCGCCTTTTTGACTCCCGACGTCCGCGCACGCCCCAATCTGACGATCCGACCGGACAGCGAAGTGACACGGCTGGAGTTCGACGGCCGCAAGACCATCGGGCTGTGGATCCGCACGAATCACGGCGAAACGCTCGTCAGCGGTAACGAGATCATCCTGGCGAGCGGTGCGCTACGGTCGCCCATATTGCTGCAGAAGGCGGGGATCGGGGATGCAGCCGCGCTTGCCGATGTCGGCATCACCGCGATTGCCGACCGGCGCGGGGTGGGCGCCAATCTTCAGAACCATCCAGCCCTGTACATCTCCGCAATGCTCGACGGCGACGCCCGACAGCCGGCCGATCTTCGGCCCTGGAACATGAACGGCCTACGCTACTCCTCGGCGGTCAAGGGCTGCGATCGGGGCGACATGCTGATGCTCTTCATCAACAAGTCGTCCTGGCATGCCGTCGGCCGCCACATCGGAACCATCGGGGTATCGGTCTACAAGGCCTACTCCACCGGCCATGTCGGTCTCATCCGCCGCGATGGCGAGCTTGCCGCCGATTACTCGCTCGGCTTGCTTTCGGACCAGCGCGATCTCGAGCGGCTGACCCTCGGCGTGCGCGAGGCATATCGCCTGTGGAAGCACCCAGAGATCGCGCCATTGCGCCACGAGATCATCGCATCCCCGTCCGGCAAGCTCGTGCGCCACCTTGCTGTCCCAAATCGCCGCAATGCCGCCGTCGCCGCAGCGACCGCCGCGATGATGGACGCCGTGCCGCCGATCCGGACGATCGCCGCCAGGATGGCTGGGAGCGATGTGGGCGACATGCTGCCCGATCCGGACGCCCTGCGCGAGTGGGTCTACCGGAAGGCTATGCCGCTCTGCCATTTCGTCGGCACATGCAGGATGGGTGTGGAATCCGACCCGCTTGCGGTCACCGATGGCGCCGGAAGCGTTATCGGCGTGGGCGGGTTGCGGGTAATCGACGGCGGAACGCTGCCCACTGTCCCGCGCGCGAACACCAATATTCCGATCACAATGGTGGCCGACCGGATCTGCGAGAAGATACTTGCCGGCGGATAG
- the hemN gene encoding oxygen-independent coproporphyrinogen III oxidase gives MWPYYPDLLERPVPRYTSYPTAAEFTEAVGSSVQSAALDAVTSHTDISLYVHIPYCQEICWYCGCNTGAANRSGRIASYLDALEDEIHVVARHLGGRGRVGRIAFGGGSPNAIAPLAFVRLLDRIVTELDAAGAEISIELDPRSLDEAWYDVLRDTRVTRASLGVQTFTPHIQQAIGRIQPLAMIEQAVGRLRDAGVESLNFDLMYGLPHQHLADLGTTLAEAIRLAPERIALFGYAHLPSLIARQQRIDGQALPDGHKRFEQAAHGFKILTAAGYRAIGFDHFARPSDPLAIAGAQGRLHRNFQGFTDDPAGVLIGLGASAISQFPGAIIQNEKMAGRYRMLVAAHQLAGRRGVERHEEDHWRGKIIEQLLCQGEARMSEDRLSRVRHDLEPFVEKGLVRCGPTFVRLLPAGLPYARAVASCFDHYRAFSKGHFSHAV, from the coding sequence ATGTGGCCTTATTATCCCGATCTGCTCGAACGGCCGGTGCCGCGCTATACGAGCTACCCTACCGCTGCTGAATTCACCGAAGCGGTCGGCTCATCGGTCCAGTCGGCGGCGCTCGATGCCGTCACATCGCATACGGACATCTCGCTCTACGTCCATATTCCCTATTGCCAGGAGATTTGCTGGTATTGCGGGTGTAACACAGGGGCGGCTAATCGCAGCGGGCGTATCGCCTCTTATCTCGACGCCCTGGAGGACGAAATCCATGTGGTTGCCCGGCATCTGGGCGGGCGCGGGCGGGTAGGGAGGATCGCCTTTGGCGGCGGCAGCCCCAATGCGATCGCTCCGCTGGCCTTCGTCCGCTTGCTCGATCGGATTGTCACCGAGCTTGACGCGGCGGGGGCGGAAATATCGATCGAGCTTGATCCGCGCTCGCTCGATGAGGCCTGGTACGATGTCCTGCGCGACACGCGGGTCACGCGCGCGAGCCTCGGTGTCCAGACGTTCACACCCCATATCCAGCAGGCGATTGGGCGCATCCAGCCGCTGGCGATGATCGAGCAGGCCGTGGGACGGTTGCGGGATGCGGGTGTGGAGTCGCTCAATTTCGATCTGATGTACGGCCTTCCGCATCAACATCTCGCGGACCTCGGCACGACCCTCGCCGAGGCCATCCGGCTCGCGCCCGAACGTATCGCGCTATTCGGCTATGCCCATCTGCCCTCGCTGATCGCCCGGCAGCAGCGTATAGATGGCCAAGCGTTGCCCGACGGGCACAAGCGGTTCGAGCAGGCTGCTCACGGGTTCAAGATACTGACAGCCGCCGGCTATCGGGCGATCGGGTTCGACCATTTCGCCCGGCCGTCGGATCCGCTGGCCATCGCCGGGGCGCAGGGGCGTCTTCACCGCAATTTCCAGGGCTTTACCGATGATCCGGCCGGAGTCCTCATCGGTCTCGGCGCCAGCGCGATCAGCCAGTTTCCCGGTGCGATCATACAGAATGAGAAGATGGCGGGCCGGTATCGGATGCTGGTGGCCGCACATCAACTCGCCGGACGTCGCGGGGTCGAACGCCACGAAGAAGACCACTGGCGCGGCAAGATCATCGAGCAGCTTCTCTGCCAGGGAGAGGCGCGGATGAGCGAGGATCGGCTATCCCGCGTCCGCCATGATCTCGAACCGTTCGTCGAAAAGGGCCTGGTCCGTTGCGGACCCACCTTTGTCCGGCTGCTGCCGGCAGGCCTTCCCTACGCCCGTGCCGTGGCAAGCTGCTTCGATCACTA
- a CDS encoding VOC family protein, with the protein MAVADSAGKVPNLKFSHMGLSVKDVARMEEFYTAVLGFTVTDRGEAGGMALVFLSRDPADHHQIVLASGRPDELPGNTANPQFGPSINQISFQMGSLADLRDMGAKLQEFGTSNFFPANHGIAWSIYTHDPEGNNLEFFVDTEWYFPQPFLVPLDFSQSDDDIYALTEALSKSQDGYEPYPSWRQRIAARMTPYSPPAGQVASC; encoded by the coding sequence ATGGCGGTGGCGGACAGTGCCGGGAAAGTACCCAATCTGAAGTTCAGCCATATGGGTCTGAGCGTCAAAGATGTTGCCCGGATGGAAGAGTTCTACACGGCAGTCCTCGGTTTCACGGTGACCGACCGCGGCGAGGCCGGCGGCATGGCGCTGGTGTTCCTGTCACGCGATCCCGCCGATCATCACCAGATCGTCCTTGCCAGCGGCCGGCCAGACGAGTTGCCCGGCAACACCGCAAACCCCCAATTCGGGCCCAGCATCAACCAGATTTCATTCCAGATGGGTTCCCTGGCGGATCTCCGCGACATGGGCGCAAAACTTCAGGAGTTCGGCACGTCCAACTTCTTCCCTGCCAATCACGGCATCGCCTGGAGCATCTACACGCACGATCCCGAGGGTAACAATCTCGAGTTCTTCGTCGATACCGAATGGTACTTTCCCCAGCCCTTCCTGGTTCCGCTCGATTTCTCACAGAGCGATGACGACATTTATGCGCTGACCGAAGCGCTGTCGAAGTCGCAGGACGGTTATGAACCTTATCCTTCGTGGCGACAGCGGATTGCGGCGCGGATGACGCCTTACAGCCCGCCGGCAGGACAGGTCGCGTCGTGCTGA
- a CDS encoding OmpW/AlkL family protein: MIALTATATVAAPAAAAQGDVLVRVRGIIVAPNERSSGIAPAFSGEKVKVSNSIMPEVDFTYMLTPNIATELILATTKHKASGRTGTTGTIGKLASTWVLPPTLTLQYHFAPDAKVRPYVGAGLNYTIFYSEKASRNLVTAAGKTNVRMKSSFGYALQAGVDVPLTERTFMNFDVKYIDIDTTTRLATTAIGTQRVRVHLDPFVVGVGFGMRF; encoded by the coding sequence ATGATCGCCTTGACGGCGACGGCGACAGTGGCCGCACCCGCGGCAGCGGCCCAGGGTGATGTCTTGGTGCGTGTCCGCGGGATCATCGTCGCGCCGAATGAGCGTTCGAGCGGAATCGCGCCGGCTTTCTCCGGCGAAAAGGTCAAGGTCAGCAACAGCATCATGCCCGAGGTCGACTTCACCTATATGCTGACCCCCAACATCGCCACCGAACTGATCCTCGCCACCACCAAGCACAAGGCGAGCGGCCGTACCGGGACGACCGGCACGATCGGCAAGCTCGCCTCGACATGGGTCCTGCCGCCGACCCTGACACTGCAATATCATTTCGCACCCGACGCGAAGGTGCGCCCTTACGTTGGCGCCGGTCTCAACTATACGATCTTCTACTCGGAGAAGGCCTCGAGGAATCTGGTCACCGCGGCGGGGAAAACCAATGTCCGCATGAAATCGAGTTTCGGCTACGCCCTGCAGGCCGGCGTTGATGTGCCGCTGACCGAGCGCACGTTCATGAACTTCGACGTCAAATATATCGACATCGACACGACCACCCGGCTCGCCACCACCGCGATTGGCACCCAAAGAGTGAGAGTCCACCTGGACCCGTTCGTGGTCGGTGTGGGCTTTGGTATGCGTTTCTGA